The nucleotide sequence CAATGTTTTTTCATAAACTAAGCGAAATTTAGACGTATTTTCTGGCTAAAAAATTAGATAGCGTTTCCCAAGTTCGTGAGGTAAGTAGGTGGACAAAATTAAAGTTAACTGTAAGATTGGGCAATGGGGTTGCGGGGAAAGGGCAATGGGTAAGAGTTAGGAGAGAAATACATTTCTTAATACAGAAAGCTTTATTTATGTCCAGGTACTTATAGCAGAAGTCAGAAGGGAAATTCTTGTCAGAAAACAGATGTAAATGAGTCAAGCTGTCCTAATTACAGGAGGGGTTGCTATATATGACGAAGAAATTGTTTACAGATGAACCTTGCCCAGAACCGTGCGCGTAGCCTTCAGCCCAGCAGCCGGGCCCTGACGAAAGGAACGGTCTTGAAGGGACAGATAAATACAGATAAATTTGTACCTCAGCAGATTGAGAACCGCTCTATTTTTCAATGTTTCATAGTATCGCCCTGTTTCATAGTATCGCCCTGTTTCATAGCATCGCCCTGTTTCATAGCATCGCCTTGTTTCATAGCATCGCCCTGTTTCATAGCATCGCCCTGTTTCATAGTATCGCCCTGTTTCATAGTATCGCCCTGTTTCATAGTATCGCCCTGTTTCATAGCATCGCCCTGTTTCATAGCATCGCCCTGTTTCATAGCATCGCCCTGTTTCATAGCATCGCCCTGTTTCATAGCATCGCCCTGTTTCATAGCATCGCCCTGTTTCATAGCATCGCCTTGTTTCATAGTATCGCCTTGATTACTATTACTTGGACTATCAGTATTAGTCGGTGCTGCATTAGAATTGGGTGCAGTATCACTTGTGTTAGTGGTATTACCAGAACAACCACTTAAACTAATAATAAAAAATAAACCCGCGAGTAAACAGAACATTTTGGTCTTCATACTTTTTCTATGTGATAAGTCGGTGGACAATTACAAGTATTTACTCATAACCTGAGAATAAGCTGAATTTTATCTTAAAAAATCCCAACTCCTAGGGGACTATTTTTTGTACAGCAAAGGAAACGTTTCCCTTAGCCGTTGAAGCTTTGGCAAATCATACCTCACAATGTAAGGATGATTGGGATGATGAGCGGCAAAATTTTGATGATATTCCTCTGCCGGATAAAAACCCTTTAAAGCAATTAGCTGAGTTACAACGGGTTTTGGGAAAATATGCGCTCCCTTAAGTTCAGCAATATAAGCTTGTGCCATTTGTTTTTGCTGGTCATTCACAAAAAAGATAACTGAGCGATATTGACTGCCAATATCTGGACCTTGCCGGTTTAATTGGGTTGGGTCATGAGCAACCAAAAAGTAAATTTCCAATAATTTTCTGTAGGAAATTTGTGAGGAATTATAAGTAATTTTTACTGATTCAGCGTGTTGGGTGTTTCCAGAACTAACCTTTTCATAGTTGGCGGTTGCTTGATTATCACCAGAAAAGCCAGAAACGACATTAGAAACACCTTTAATATGCTCAAAAACGGCTTCCATTCCCCAGAAACATCCCCCAGCAAAAACGGCGGTTTCTTCTCTCGGTGCTGCGGCAATTGGCATTTTAACAGACCCTTTGGGAGTAACAGCAGAAACAGTTGTGTGAGAAGCGCCTTTGATGGGTACAACAAGGTTCAATGAAACGATGGACAAGCCCAACAATAGGTAACAAGAGAGGGGAAATCTGTTAACTAGCATAATTGATCATATCTTCAGATAAGCTATAACTTTTTCAGATTAAATAAGAATGATAAAACCTAGATGAGTTTTTACTGAGAAGATGTTGAGAAATGAATGCCCACTCAATATAAATAGGTGGGCTTCCATTAAGGGTAAAACAGAGACAGAGAACAACAGGTAACCCTAAAAAAATAAGATATTGAGGCATTTTTAAGCCTTTAAACAGTGACTCAAGCCGCTAAATTGGTGATTAGATCCAATTGGGGAATAATAATCTGATTTTAAATCCCAGGTCTGACAAAGGTATTCCTAAATAAATGGGCGACCAATGAATAAAGGCAACTATAATCAGAACCAGAGTCACTACCCCTGTAGTTTTTTCTAATATAAGTTGGCTGTTTAACCATTGATTAATGAGCCAAGCCAAGGCTAATATCGTAAATAAATAAGACCCCATATAATGATAAAGAAAAGTACAACGACTAATTTCCATCCAAGGTAGCAAATTAGCCATATAATTAAAAGCTAAATAAATAATCATTTCCGAAGGATAGAAATTGTCGGTTTTTTTATTAAAAATTTGTAGCCCGAATAAAATCAATACGATCAAAATAGCAAGAAAAGACATCCACCATAAGATCGGATTGCCCATAGCATGAACATCATAAATAACTTTTCCTTGGTTCGTTTGGGCTGTTTCATAGAAATAAGCCACAGGTCGCCACATAATAAGCCAACTATACCAAGGAGAACAATAACGATGAACAGTAGGACTATTGCCGCCGATTCGTCGATGAAATAAATAAATTTCTCGATGAACTTCCCAAAAATTATACTCAGGATTGACGATTAGATGAGGAATCCAAAGAAGGCTGTAAATTAATAGAGGAACCAGCAATAAAGCCACAAAAAACTGAAATAAGTTGATGTTTTGACAATGATTTAAAATTTTTTCGGGGCGAGTTAGGCGGCTAATAAATAAAGACAATTGAGGAGGAAAAGGAATTTTTTTTAGATTATATAACGCTAAAATCAAATAAATGCCTAAGAGAAAGGCTAATCCATTCCACTTAATAGACGCACAACAGCCAAAAAAGACCCCGGCAATGATTAAGAGCCGGAATTGAACCTGTGGTTTTTTGAGGGCTAAAAGAAAAAATAATTGCCCCAATAACCCAAAAGAGATTAAGTAAATATTATTCAAAGCATAGCGAGATTCTACCAAAAATAAGCCATCAAGAGCCACTAAGGCGGCGGCTATCAAAGCATAATTCCGGCGGTCCGTCAGTTGGTAGGCGATAGCACCGACAATTAAAGGAAGAAATGAACCTGTGAGCGCATTTAACCAGCGATAGCTAAAGGTAGAGCGCATAGAACCCGTTAAGTTATTAACCGTATCGGGGGATGCGGGTAGATGAGAACCTAACCAAATTCCAAAAGCAATTAGATATTGGCTTAAAGGCGGATGAGATTGAAAAAAAGGAGTTCCGATTAAGTAATCATTGGCAAATTTAGCATAATAAACTTCGTCAAAGACCAAAGTATTAAACTGACTTAAATTCCAAAAGCGCAAAAAGAGCGAAAAGAGAAAAATGCCCAACATCCCCCATTGAAACCCCGAAAAACGGCGAAATGGGGCAAGCATAGGGCTACAGAACTCAAGGTAGCGAGATAGGACAACCTGAAAAGAACGCCAGTCCATAGGCAATAATATTTAAGTTGTTCTTTTTTAGCTTACGATAAGACTGACGAGTTAGAACATAAGCATCCTAAATAAAGACTTGTCAGATTGCTCTATAAGTGTTATAGTGAAAAAATGGCTTTAGTAGAGTAAGTCAGCCTAATCCTAAACCTTGCCAAATCAACCCTAAGAAAAATTTGGGAAAGTCGGGAACGGGGGAACCGATATCAGGGGCTAATCTCTATGGTGCGTATTCTAGAGAAGAACATCTCTCAGTTCTAGCCCGTCAGCTAACCTCGTCGGCATTGAGAGGAGACGCTCAAAATCAGCATTTGATAGTAAATGTCTCGATTTCATCCATGCGCTCCAAGCTTGACTGACTGTACTCTCAGTTAGATCACATTATTGACATCGAGGCAAAAAATGAAAATTTTTCTGCACTAAATTTAGGTACCGTTGCATAAACAAAGATGCTACAACTTTTAAAAGTTAGTCGCAGTCTTTGCTAAATCTAACCATCAGCAGACAGATGGTAATGATTTGAGGGAACATCTAGCTCAATAGCTAAAAATAAATTATCTATTGTTTATTGAAGAGGAAGGCAGCTAAAAATGTACTTAGTTTTCTTAATACCCCTCATCACCGCTTTAGTAACTGGTTACATTGCTTACACAGCGAACGACGAAATTACTTATTTAACAGGGGCTGTTACAGTGATTTTTTTACTGGTAAGTCTAATTTTAGCTCCTTGGCCAGTGCAATTATTGATTCTCTTAATAACAGCCTTCAAAATTAGAAACATAACAGTTAACAGCCTAACGAATGATTGACATCTCCACTAATAATAATGACCAATGACTAATGACTAATGACCAATGACTAATGACTAAACTTGATACAAAGCCCGGTAAACCGGCTCATTTTTATTTAAAGTGGCGATTTCCCGTTCAGTAGGAACCGGAAACGGATTAGTCTGTAACCAAGGTTCTTGATGAGTTTTACGAAAACAAGGATTTTGCTGAAAATGATCGCACATCTCGAGAGCTACAGACTCCACATCAGACTGTAAAAATAATAATCCATCTTTTCTCAGATATTTAGCCACAGCATCCACTAAAGCCGGTTGAACAACCCGGCGTTTAAGATGACGAACTTTAAACCAGGGATCGGGAAATTGAATGGTTACCCACTGTAAAACCCCTTCAGGTAAAGACTCGAGTAAAGGGCTAACAGAAACATTGATATTACAGAACAAAAAATGAAGATTAGATAATTGTAGTAGCTCACGCTGGACAAGAGCTTCTTTAACCAAGGGTTCTCTAATTTCTATCCCCAGAAAGTTGATTTGAGGATATAAAGATGCCATCTTTAATAAAAACTTACCTCTAGCACAACCAATGTCTAGATGTAAAGGTAGAGCAGTATCAGCAAATACTTCCTGCCAATTGGGGATGCTGATTGGGTTACTATATTTATGACTGAGTGGGTTAACGTGTTGACGTACTCTTACTCTTGTCAAAATTGATCCCTCCTGTATATCCTCAAAAAATAGACCTGATCAATATAATTAGCGAGAACCCATGATGAACTTTCGCTTTGCTGTTATCAGCGATCCTCACATTGCTATTTCTGAAACCATCAGAAATGTTCCTAACCGTTTTCATCTAGTAGAAGTCAGCATTCCGGCCTTAGAATTAGTTTTAACTCATTTAGAGCGGCTTGACCTAGATTTCCTGCTGCTTCCGGGAGACTTAACCCAAGATGGAGAACCCGAAAATCATCAATGGTTACGACAACGTTTAGAAGCTTTACCTTTTCCAGTGTACGTTGTTCCGGGTAATCATGATGTTCCTACTTTATTTCCCACTGATCAATCTATTGGCTTAAAAGACTTCCCCTATTATTATCCTAACTTTGGTTATCATAACCCTCAACAACTCTATTATCATTGTGAACTGTTGCCTGGGGTTCAATTAATTGGCTTAAACTCTAATCAATTTAATCAAGAAGGACAACAAATTGGCTATCTAGATGAGCAACAATTAACTTGGTTAGAGAAAACTTTAGCCGAAGTTAAAGATCAATTAGTCATGGTAATGATTCATCATAATGTGATTGAACATTTACCCGGACAATCTCATCATATTTTAGGACGGCGTTATATGTTAAGCAACGCGCCGGCTTTATTTAAATTATTGCATAAATATGGAGTCAAGCTCATTTTTACAGGCCATTTGCACGTTCAAGATGTGGCTTATCAACAGGGAATATATGAAATTACCACAGGCTCACTGGTGAGTTATCCTCATCCCTATCGCATTATACAAGTGCAATATAAAGGCCAAAAACAACAGGAAATAGAAGTAAAATCTTATCGGGTTAATGGCGTTCCTGGCTGGCCCAACTTACCGGAAATGTCTCGTCAATGGTTGGGTGATCGCTCTTATCCTTTTATGATGAAGTTACTCACCACCCCTCCCCTAAATTTATCAGTAGAAGAAGCTGAACCTCTCACGCCTCTGTTACGAAATTTCTGGGCAGATATTGCTGGCGGAGATGCCATGCTGGATTTTCCGGAATTTCCCCCCCCTGTGCGTCGTTATTTTCAGAAATTTAATGCAGTTAATCTAGAAGGAAAACCCCATCTAGTCGATAATCAAACCACTCTTTTAATTTAGTTTTTGGTTTTTAAGTTGGATTTAATCAGAAAAATTTAGGAAAGTTGAACTTATGGTAAGAGGCAAGAGGCAGGAGTTTTTCCCTTTACCCCTTCCCCTTTGCCCTTTACCCCTTCCCCTTTACCCCCAATAAAAGCAAGAACTCTAATAACAATTAACGGCCAGAACCTTGAATTTGATCAAAAATTGCGCCATCGTTAAAAAATTTCTTTTGAACTGTATCCCAGCCGCCAAAATTGCTAACCGTGAATAATCGATTAACTTTTGGGTATTTGCTGGCTGTTTCCTTGGCAATAGTAGGATTAACAGAACGAAAACCCACTTTAGCAAACTCTCGTTGAGCTTCAGGAGTATATAAATATTTGACAAAAGCCTCTGCCACAGCCCGAGTTTTGTGTTTATCCACATTGGCATCTACAACAGCCACAGGACTATCAATCGAAATATTAACGGTAGGAACAATGCCGGTAAAATTGGTCTGGCCTTTTTCCTGGGCTAGGATCATCTCATTTTCATAGTTGATGAGAACATCTCCTTGGCCTTGCTTAAAGAACACATCAGTCGCTTCCCGAGCATCTTTTGGCAATACAGGCACATTTTTATACACCTGTGTCACAAATTGACGGGCTTTTTGCTCATTGCCTCCCGTCTGGCTGACCGCTCCCCACAAAACTAGAAAATTCCATCTAGCCCCCCCGGAGGTTTTAGGATTAGCGGTAATCACTTTAACGCCAGGTTTAGCCAGATCTGACCAATTGTTAATTTTTTTGGGATTGCCTTTTCGAGTCATTAAGGAGGCCACTGAGCGAGTGACGATGGCCCCATTGGGGGCTTCTTTTTCCCAACCGGGTTTAATTAAGCCGGCTTGTTGAATTTTGTTGACATCCAGTGCTAGGGCAAGCGCTACGATATCAGCATCTAATCCATCGATCACAGCCCGAGCTTGAGAACCTGAACCCCCATAACTTTGCTGAATCACTACGTCTTGATTTTTTTCTCGCTTCCATTTCGCCACAAATTGAGGGATAATTTTCGAGTAAGCGGCTTGAGTCACAGCATAGGAAACTAAAGTCAATTCAACTTTTTTGGCTCCCTGACTAATCAGTTGCGGCTTTTGTTGAGAGTTAACCGGCAAAACCGTGCTTATTGACAGGGCAAAAATGGCACTAGCCAGAGCGATTAGTGTAAACCGCCGCCTCGATGATCCAGTCAAAAAGCCCGAGAGCTTGGTCAAAAAGGATTTTATTGCTTGGCTTGGGTCATGTTTCATCACTAGGGTAACATCCTTGTCAAATAAAATACTAAATTTAGATAGGTATTTAGTATTTAGTGATCAGCCTTGGATTATTCCATAAATCAAGCGAAATGGCAAGAGATATTAGTCACTAGGTAGCTCCGCTTGTGTCCATTGGTCATGAGTTTTTCCCCCTTCCCTCTATTGCAAGAGAGCCTTTGGTCATACTTAACATAGCCGCGCCACCCAATCGGAATTAAAAATAGAGGCATAAATCCGATTGTGAATTCTTAAAAATCCCTGTTGCTTAACCACCAATCCTGACAAAAGCAATTCCCTTTCTTGAGGACTGTCATTTAAAGCCACTTCTCCCTGATGCAAAACCTGTTGATACAATTTCAGTAGCTCAAAAGATTGTAGACTATTTAAGAGACGGTCTTTAATGGTTCTCAAATGTTCGGGTTCATCTTGAGATTCCCAATTAGTTAACACATGAGTTTGCACTAAATTGTCAATCCATTCAATTTCGTTGTCAGGGGTAATAGGAGAAGAAGAATTATGGATCAATTGACAAAGTTTCTGGGTTAAAAACGGTTGACCATTAGTCCAACTCAAAATTTCTTTTAACACTAACTGAGGATTATTAACTTTTTCAGTCAATCCTTGCAGCAAAGGTTGAGCCTCATGTTCTTTAAAACCTTCTAATTGAATCGCCCGACCAATATTAAAAGGTGTTCTTTGTAGATCAGTAATTAAATCTGAAGGAGTCGCCACCCCAAACAAAGCAAAAGTTAAACGCTGATAAGCCGCATTCAGAGAGCGTTGATTATAACAAGAACGAATCAGAGCAAAAAAGT is from Gloeothece verrucosa PCC 7822 and encodes:
- the trmB gene encoding tRNA (guanosine(46)-N7)-methyltransferase TrmB; translated protein: MTRVRVRQHVNPLSHKYSNPISIPNWQEVFADTALPLHLDIGCARGKFLLKMASLYPQINFLGIEIREPLVKEALVQRELLQLSNLHFLFCNINVSVSPLLESLPEGVLQWVTIQFPDPWFKVRHLKRRVVQPALVDAVAKYLRKDGLLFLQSDVESVALEMCDHFQQNPCFRKTHQEPWLQTNPFPVPTEREIATLNKNEPVYRALYQV
- the msrA gene encoding peptide-methionine (S)-S-oxide reductase MsrA; the protein is MNLVVPIKGASHTTVSAVTPKGSVKMPIAAAPREETAVFAGGCFWGMEAVFEHIKGVSNVVSGFSGDNQATANYEKVSSGNTQHAESVKITYNSSQISYRKLLEIYFLVAHDPTQLNRQGPDIGSQYRSVIFFVNDQQKQMAQAYIAELKGAHIFPKPVVTQLIALKGFYPAEEYHQNFAAHHPNHPYIVRYDLPKLQRLRETFPLLYKK
- a CDS encoding sulfate ABC transporter substrate-binding protein — protein: MKHDPSQAIKSFLTKLSGFLTGSSRRRFTLIALASAIFALSISTVLPVNSQQKPQLISQGAKKVELTLVSYAVTQAAYSKIIPQFVAKWKREKNQDVVIQQSYGGSGSQARAVIDGLDADIVALALALDVNKIQQAGLIKPGWEKEAPNGAIVTRSVASLMTRKGNPKKINNWSDLAKPGVKVITANPKTSGGARWNFLVLWGAVSQTGGNEQKARQFVTQVYKNVPVLPKDAREATDVFFKQGQGDVLINYENEMILAQEKGQTNFTGIVPTVNISIDSPVAVVDANVDKHKTRAVAEAFVKYLYTPEAQREFAKVGFRSVNPTIAKETASKYPKVNRLFTVSNFGGWDTVQKKFFNDGAIFDQIQGSGR
- a CDS encoding dolichyl-phosphate-mannose--protein mannosyltransferase produces the protein MLAPFRRFSGFQWGMLGIFLFSLFLRFWNLSQFNTLVFDEVYYAKFANDYLIGTPFFQSHPPLSQYLIAFGIWLGSHLPASPDTVNNLTGSMRSTFSYRWLNALTGSFLPLIVGAIAYQLTDRRNYALIAAALVALDGLFLVESRYALNNIYLISFGLLGQLFFLLALKKPQVQFRLLIIAGVFFGCCASIKWNGLAFLLGIYLILALYNLKKIPFPPQLSLFISRLTRPEKILNHCQNINLFQFFVALLLVPLLIYSLLWIPHLIVNPEYNFWEVHREIYLFHRRIGGNSPTVHRYCSPWYSWLIMWRPVAYFYETAQTNQGKVIYDVHAMGNPILWWMSFLAILIVLILFGLQIFNKKTDNFYPSEMIIYLAFNYMANLLPWMEISRCTFLYHYMGSYLFTILALAWLINQWLNSQLILEKTTGVVTLVLIIVAFIHWSPIYLGIPLSDLGFKIRLLFPNWI
- a CDS encoding metallophosphoesterase family protein, producing the protein MNFRFAVISDPHIAISETIRNVPNRFHLVEVSIPALELVLTHLERLDLDFLLLPGDLTQDGEPENHQWLRQRLEALPFPVYVVPGNHDVPTLFPTDQSIGLKDFPYYYPNFGYHNPQQLYYHCELLPGVQLIGLNSNQFNQEGQQIGYLDEQQLTWLEKTLAEVKDQLVMVMIHHNVIEHLPGQSHHILGRRYMLSNAPALFKLLHKYGVKLIFTGHLHVQDVAYQQGIYEITTGSLVSYPHPYRIIQVQYKGQKQQEIEVKSYRVNGVPGWPNLPEMSRQWLGDRSYPFMMKLLTTPPLNLSVEEAEPLTPLLRNFWADIAGGDAMLDFPEFPPPVRRYFQKFNAVNLEGKPHLVDNQTTLLI